A stretch of the Clostridiales bacterium genome encodes the following:
- a CDS encoding radical SAM protein has product MNKYNIFNTEIDSIDLKCLVVSKGVKVAKEVYKKFTKTNRLGINPLMCNCMILSDGTIVQLTDMGFHLKYLTGILSWDNLKLLKYASELETPFSLKIFNSKPALYYKDIFLDFVSFPPKSDFYFQKTSLGLPFIGNAVLQGVDWVAFQCLWPCEYAFAGKPCEFCFSGGYFETLARKKKPLPKPVNPADMAEIVKYAVENVGCNSIQITGGSTFDSQKEHSYIASYLEAINKYVGRENIKGDILLYITPPKDLSIIDEYFKLGASKIACSLELWDEELAKKVTPGKIDLTTRKRHLEALEYISRNYGVGKAFSNFVIGIEGFETLKEGATYLAERGIIPTASVWMPMGRPVNNTMQTPGIEYYKKVKNLFAELYQKYNLEPSRCRGLNVCIERDIWNYAHINI; this is encoded by the coding sequence TTGAATAAATACAATATTTTTAATACTGAAATAGACTCTATCGATCTAAAATGCTTAGTTGTCAGCAAAGGTGTCAAAGTTGCAAAAGAAGTTTATAAAAAATTTACAAAGACAAATCGTTTGGGAATAAATCCCTTGATGTGTAATTGTATGATACTGTCTGATGGAACAATCGTGCAGCTTACTGATATGGGTTTTCACTTGAAGTATCTCACAGGTATTTTATCATGGGATAATTTAAAACTTTTAAAATATGCTTCTGAACTGGAAACTCCGTTTTCCCTGAAGATATTCAACAGTAAACCGGCATTATATTATAAGGATATTTTTTTAGATTTCGTGAGCTTTCCACCCAAAAGTGATTTTTATTTTCAAAAGACATCTTTAGGGTTACCTTTTATAGGCAACGCAGTTTTACAAGGTGTGGATTGGGTTGCTTTTCAATGTTTGTGGCCTTGTGAGTACGCATTTGCTGGGAAACCGTGTGAATTTTGTTTTTCCGGAGGTTATTTTGAAACACTTGCCAGAAAGAAAAAGCCGCTGCCTAAACCCGTAAATCCTGCTGATATGGCAGAGATCGTGAAATATGCTGTTGAAAATGTAGGTTGTAATAGTATTCAAATCACTGGTGGTTCAACTTTTGATTCACAAAAAGAGCACTCTTATATTGCCTCGTATTTAGAAGCTATTAACAAATATGTTGGCCGGGAAAATATCAAAGGTGATATTTTGCTCTATATTACTCCGCCGAAAGATTTGTCTATAATAGATGAATACTTTAAGCTTGGCGCAAGTAAAATTGCTTGCAGCCTTGAACTGTGGGATGAAGAGCTTGCTAAAAAAGTTACACCCGGCAAGATCGATTTAACAACCCGTAAAAGACACTTAGAAGCATTAGAATACATCAGTAGAAATTACGGCGTTGGAAAAGCATTTTCAAACTTTGTTATCGGGATTGAGGGATTTGAAACCCTTAAAGAAGGCGCAACATATCTTGCGGAGCGTGGCATAATTCCAACTGCATCAGTATGGATGCCGATGGGCAGACCTGTTAATAATACCATGCAGACTCCAGGAATTGAATATTATAAAAAAGTCAAAAATCTTTTTGCAGAGCTTTATCAAAAGTACAATCTTGAGCCATCAAGATGTCGCGGACTGAATGTCTGCATAGAGCGGGATATTTGGAACTATGCGCATATAAACATATAG